A genomic segment from Nicotiana sylvestris chromosome 1, ASM39365v2, whole genome shotgun sequence encodes:
- the LOC138891169 gene encoding uncharacterized protein, with protein MYFPDEEVSFIGVDIAEVNDGWRMFFDGAANFKGVGIGAVLVSEIVQHYLVSTKLRFPFTNNIEEYEACIMGLNLAIDMNIQELLVIGDSDLLPAYCAHVGEETDGKPWFHNIKEYLAKGKYPEHANNTQKCTLRRLSNDFFHSRGNLYRRTPDLGLLRYVDAKEASKLLEEIHDGTCDLHMNGFVLA; from the exons atgtattttcctgatgaagaagtgtcattcataGGAGTGGACATTGCTGAAGTAAACGACGgctggagaatgttctttgatggagctgcaaatttcaaaggagtgggcattggagcggttttggtatcagaaatagtTCAACACTACCTTGTATCTACGAAACTCAGGTTTCCATTTACCAACAATATAgaagaatatgaggcttgcatcatggggctcaatctagccatcgatatgaatatacaggagttactggtgattggagattcggatcttctg CCGgcgtattgtgcccatgttgGAGAAGAAACAGATGGGAAGCCTTGGTTTCAcaatatcaaagaatatttggcgaAAGGAAAATATCCAGAGCATGCGAAcaatactcagaaatgcacacttcggaggttatccaatgACTTCTTCCACAGCAGAGGAAACCTATATAGAAGAAcccctgatttgggattgctaaggtatgtcgatgcaaaagaagcttctaagctacttgaggagatacatgatGGGACCTGCGACctgcatatgaatggttttgtcttggcctaG